From the genome of Triticum aestivum cultivar Chinese Spring chromosome 3B, IWGSC CS RefSeq v2.1, whole genome shotgun sequence, one region includes:
- the LOC123066314 gene encoding protein LURP-one-related 11, whose amino-acid sequence MAKIQPHPSSPCSSSSYGNQQSSQAYTVWMKSLVFNGNGCAVYGPDGAVAFRVDNYGCRGGREVLFMDRAGNALIRIRRKGFGMFRRWEVSRCAQDGGQDEEATPWFSVRRAEKGGAAVVMHGGSGTCYTIEGCCARKAENRIRDVDGTVVAEVARKQTAAGVVLGEDVLTLTVGPKVDQLLVLGLVVVRGLMNRSL is encoded by the coding sequence ATGGCCAAGATCCAGCCCCATCCTTCCTCTCCCTGCTCCAGCTCTTCCTACGGAAACCAACAGAGCTCGCAGGCTTACACGGTGTGGATGAAGTCGCTGGTCTTCAACGGCAACGGCTGCGCGGTGTATGGCCCCGACGGCGCCGTCGCCTTCCGCGTCGACAACTACGGCTGCAGGGGCGGCCGCGAGGTTCTCTTCATGGACCGCGCCGGCAACGCCCTCATCAGGATCAGGCGCAAGGGCTTCGGCATGTTCAGGAGGTGGGAGGTCTCCCGCTGCGCCCAAGACGGAGGCCAGGACGAGGAGGCGACTCCTTGGTTCAGCGTGCGCCGGGCCGAGAAGGGCGGGGCCGCCGTGGTGATGCACGGCGGCTCGGGGACGTGCTACACGATAGAAGGATGCTGCGCGCGCAAAGCGGAGAACAGAATCCGCGACGTGGACGGCACAGTCGTGGCGGAGGTGGCGCGGAAGCAGACGGCGGCGGGTGTGGTGCTCGGGGAGGACGTGCTGACCCTGACGGTGGGACCAAAGGTGGACCAACTGCTCGTGTTGGGCTTGGTCGTTGTGCGTGGCCTCATGAACCGTTCCTTGTGA